One genomic segment of Candidatus Zixiibacteriota bacterium includes these proteins:
- a CDS encoding reductive dehalogenase, with the protein MNLVNYIFITVGLAVMAFFATFYVTSLVEKKLRAAIVSILFFGLFGIIWSLVFLAFWQDSMILILPVAVVAVFTALFFLPAGGMSSIRIEDVNGKVDERDIMFAREEYLPGSEKYAKYYEMRPEHKQIDDRIRKLPVMFKPGGRHYDPVRSQQIEAIFEKIETALTYVDGPVADIRAEYNSEEATRIVKKYVLENGADDVGICELNPMYVYSHVGRGPEPWGQPIVNRHSYAIMFTLEMNYFHVESAPDLPITAETAAKYFEGARISIGLADYIRKLGYPARAHIAGSNYQIMLPPVAYDAGLGELGRHGYLISPTLGSRIRLGAVTTDLPLLADKPITFGVQDFCQVCKKCATNCPSRAIPDGDKCEVRGVEKWLLDMEKCLWYWRLAGTDCGLCMKVCPFSHPPTPLHNLVKKAIKRSAFARRVAVYGDDLFYGRKKDL; encoded by the coding sequence ATGAATCTTGTAAACTACATCTTTATAACTGTCGGGCTGGCTGTCATGGCCTTTTTCGCCACTTTCTACGTTACCTCGCTGGTCGAGAAAAAACTGCGTGCCGCAATCGTCAGCATCCTGTTTTTCGGTCTGTTCGGTATCATCTGGTCGCTGGTATTTCTGGCTTTCTGGCAGGACAGCATGATTTTAATATTGCCGGTCGCTGTTGTAGCTGTCTTTACAGCCTTGTTCTTTCTGCCGGCGGGTGGTATGAGTTCGATTAGGATTGAAGATGTGAACGGCAAGGTCGATGAACGCGATATCATGTTCGCCCGCGAGGAATACCTCCCCGGCTCGGAGAAGTACGCGAAATACTACGAGATGCGTCCTGAACACAAGCAAATCGATGACCGCATTCGCAAACTGCCTGTCATGTTTAAACCGGGCGGGCGCCACTATGATCCGGTCAGGTCGCAACAGATCGAAGCTATTTTCGAAAAGATCGAGACAGCCTTGACCTATGTCGATGGTCCTGTGGCCGATATTCGGGCCGAGTACAACTCCGAAGAAGCCACTCGCATAGTTAAAAAATATGTGCTTGAAAATGGTGCCGACGATGTCGGGATCTGTGAATTGAATCCGATGTATGTTTACTCCCATGTCGGCCGTGGCCCGGAACCATGGGGTCAGCCGATTGTCAACAGGCACAGCTACGCGATCATGTTCACGCTCGAGATGAACTACTTCCATGTTGAAAGCGCCCCCGATCTTCCAATCACCGCCGAGACCGCCGCCAAGTATTTCGAGGGAGCCAGAATATCGATCGGTCTGGCCGACTATATCCGTAAACTCGGGTATCCCGCACGGGCTCATATCGCCGGATCGAACTACCAGATCATGTTGCCACCTGTGGCCTACGATGCCGGCCTGGGTGAGCTGGGTCGTCATGGTTACCTGATTTCACCTACCCTGGGATCACGCATCCGCCTGGGAGCGGTCACCACCGATCTACCGCTTCTGGCAGATAAGCCGATCACTTTCGGGGTGCAGGATTTCTGCCAGGTTTGCAAAAAGTGCGCAACCAACTGCCCCTCCAGGGCGATTCCGGATGGTGACAAATGCGAAGTCCGCGGGGTGGAAAAGTGGCTCCTGGATATGGAAAAATGCCTCTGGTACTGGCGTCTGGCCGGGACTGACTGCGGTTTGTGCATGAAAGTCTGCCCTTTCAGCCATCCCCCGACACCACTTCATAACCTGGTCAAAAAAGCGATCAAGCGTTCAGCGTTTGCTCGCCGGGTCGCGGTCTATGGCGATGACTTATTCTACGGGCGCAAAAAAGATCTTTAA